One Candidatus Eremiobacterota bacterium genomic window, GAAGGTGCAGATGGCAGGCCTCGCAGAGCACAATGAGGTTCCAGGGGTCATCGGTGCCACCCTGGGAGCGCCTGATGATGTGGTGAACGTGCAAGTTCCTGCGGCATCGGCAGCCGGGGGTCTGGCAGCGGAACCGGTCGCGCTTCAGTATTTTGTGATGATGGGCCGCTTTTTTC contains:
- a CDS encoding HNH endonuclease signature motif containing protein, giving the protein KKAAHHHKILKRDRFRCQTPGCRCRRNLHVHHIIRRSQGGTDDPWNLIVLCEACHLHLLHGLRTLTIKGRAPDSLTFTFGSLSEGTPFLVYESGCRRTHRHLLRPV